The window GATTGGTAAATTTCGGGAGTGATGATAGGTTCAACTGCCGATGTGCAGGTGATAATGGCATCAAAGCCTTTATTGTATGTTTTAAGCGCCTCCAGGTCAAATGCCTCGCCGTTTAGGTCTTTGGCCAGTTCAGCCGCCTTTGAAACAGTACGGTTAAAAACTGCGAAGTTGCTAAACTTATGCTTTTGAAGGTATTTAGATAAATTTCGGTTGGTTTCGCCGGCTCCGATAATCAATACGCGGGCGTTTGAGCAAAGGTTTAAATCTTTAAGCTTACGATAAGCTAACGAGACAACCGAAATAGGATTTTTTGAGATATTGGTATGGGTATAAACTTCCTTGGCTGTTTTAACCACGCAGTTCATAATCATGCGCAACCCGTCGCCGGTAAGGCCTGCTTCTTTACAATGTTCGTAGGCTTTGCGCAGCTGGGCCAGTATCTCCTTTTCGCCAACTATCAAACTCTCTAACGAGCATGAAGTACGCAGCAGGTGTACCATAGCTTCCTGGTCTTCGTAAATAGAAGCGCCATCCATGAAAGTACTCAGGGAGTTTTCACACAGCTCGGTGTTAAAAGCTTCAATAAACCGTTTGGCAAAGTTTTTATCAACTACCTGTGGGGTAGTCATAACAAATTCCACACGGTTACATGTAGCCAGATAGAATATTTCCGGTATTCCAAATTGAGTTTTAACCTGTTGAAGCTTTTCAGTTAGATTTTCCTGGCAAACCACCAATCTTCCTATTTCCTTCAGTTCAATCTGTTTGTGTGTAAAAGCAATAACCTTTAAATACTTCAAAGCAGTTTTAAATTTGACCGAACAAAAATATCACTATATATGCGATGCAATGTCAACACTTTGTCAAACAGAGGTATTTAGAATGGTTATAAATTAGCCGAAATGGCCGAAAAACCACATAAAAACTGCTTAAAACAATACCCGGCAAAATTATGTATATTGACGAATGCGTTTTGTAAAAAAGGTTAGCCTGTTCATATTGGTGGTTGGTTATGCATTTGCGGGCATAAATCATTTCCTTAATCCCGAATCCTACATCCATATCATTCCGCGTTATATACCCTTCCCGGTTTTAATGAATATTATTGCCGGGGTAGCAGAAATATCATTCGCGCTCATGCTGATACGGCCCAAAACAAGGCCCTGGGCCATATATGGAATTATATTGATGCTGGCCGCGTTTTTACCGGTTCATATCCAGATGCTTATTGATGCGCCTTTTAAATTAGCTAACATAACCGTAACACCACTTATTGCCTGGGTACGCTTAATTTTACAACCGGCATTGATGCTGTGGGTATGGTGGCACCGCAAAAATTAACATCAAAGGCTTATCTTAAGGGCAAAACAAATCACCGGGTTTTTTATTTAAGGATACAGCATCTTAAAAGTACAATATGGATTTGCAAAGTGTTGAAATGCGTAACCTGGAAGTACACGATTACCAGGAATTGAAAAAGTCGATGAAATCGGCATACATGGATATGGACGAGGATTATTGGGACGCTAACTCCATTAAAAAGCTCATCAAAATATTCCCCGAAGGGCAAATTTGTGTAACCGTGAACGATGTGGTGGTAGGGTGCGCGTTAGCTATTATTGTCGATTATCAAAAATTTGGCGATAACCATACCTACAAACAAATTACCGGCGATAGTACGTTTAAAACCCATACCGATAAGGGCGATGTATTATACGGTATAGATGTATTTATCCACCCAAACTACCGCGGCCTGCGCCTGGCCCGCCGCCTTTATGATGCCCGCAAGGCCCTGTGCGAAAAGCTGAACCTGAAAAGCATTATTGCAGGTGGCCGCATACCCAATTATCAAAAATTCCAAAACGATCTTACCCCACGCCAGTATATTGATAAGGTAAAGTATAAAGAGATATATGACCCTACCCTATCCTTCCAGCTGGCTAATGATTTTCACGTGCGCAAAGTGCTGCGCAATTACCTGCCCGAGGATAGCCGCAGCAAGGGCTTTGCTACCCTGATAGAATGGAACAATGTATATTACGAGGAAATCAGCAACGCTATTAATCAAAAAACGGTAGTGCGCATTGGCCTGGTACAGTGGCAGATGCGTCCGTACAACAACATTAGTGAACTGTTAAAACATGCCGAATACTTTGTAGATGCGGTAAGCGATTACCAGGCAGATTTCATATTGTTCCCCGAGTTATTTGGTACTCCTTTAATGGCCGATTACAACCACATGGACAGTGCCAAAGCCATGCGCGAGCTGGCCAAATATACCCAGCCCATCATCGAAGAATTTTCAAAACTGGCGGTATCATACAATGTAAACATCATAGCAGGCAGCATGCCTACCATTTTTGAAGATTCGTTATACAATGTATCCTACCTGTTCAGGCGCAATGGCAGTATGGAAGAGGTTTACAAAATTCACCCTACCCCATCCGAGATCAGTTCGTGGGGTATTCGTGGCGGCGATGAGGTTAGGGTATTTGAAACCGACGCCGGCAAAATAGGCATCCTGATTTGTTACGATGTGGAGTTCCCGGAGTTATCGCGGATACTGGCCAGCCAGGACATGCAGATCCTGTTTGTACCATTTTTAACCGATACCCAAAACGGCTACAACCGGGTTAAGTTTTGCTCGCAGGCACGCGCGGTTGAGAACGAATGTTATGTAGCTATAGCGGGCTGTGTGGGCAACCTGCCCAATGTAAATAACATGGGCATCAGCTACGCGCAGTCGGCAGTGTTTACGCCGTCGGATTTTGGCTTCCCCACCAACGGCATTCAATCTGAAGCCACGCCGAACAGCGAAATGATTGTAATAGCCGACGTGGACCTTTCACTGCTGGATGAACTGCATGAGTACGGCAGCGTACAAAATTTGAAAGACCGCAGGACCGATTTGTATAATATTACTTTTAACGGGAAAAAAGTGTAGTATTGGGTAATGATCCGTAAAGATAATTACACCCTCCCCGGCGCCAAAGGACGGCCCATGCTGATAGACGTAACTTACAATGACGCTTTTAAAAACGCGCCGGTAGTTATCTTCGCACACGGCTTTAAAGGTTTTAAAGACTGGGGCACGCATAATTTGGTGGCCGGCTACTTTGCCAATGCCGGGTTTAAATACCTTAAATTCAATTTTTCGCA is drawn from Mucilaginibacter ginsenosidivorax and contains these coding sequences:
- the hemA gene encoding glutamyl-tRNA reductase; amino-acid sequence: MKYLKVIAFTHKQIELKEIGRLVVCQENLTEKLQQVKTQFGIPEIFYLATCNRVEFVMTTPQVVDKNFAKRFIEAFNTELCENSLSTFMDGASIYEDQEAMVHLLRTSCSLESLIVGEKEILAQLRKAYEHCKEAGLTGDGLRMIMNCVVKTAKEVYTHTNISKNPISVVSLAYRKLKDLNLCSNARVLIIGAGETNRNLSKYLQKHKFSNFAVFNRTVSKAAELAKDLNGEAFDLEALKTYNKGFDAIITCTSAVEPIITPEIYQSLLNGETGKKTIVDLAIPNDTAPEVLEQFPVNFIEVHSLNEVAKRNLQERYHELVHAEGIIEQNIAEFLTQLKQRRIEVAMRQVPEKIKEIRNTAINSVFADEVQSMDQQSRDILEKVINYMEKKYISVPMIMAKDILINEN
- a CDS encoding DoxX family protein: MRFVKKVSLFILVVGYAFAGINHFLNPESYIHIIPRYIPFPVLMNIIAGVAEISFALMLIRPKTRPWAIYGIILMLAAFLPVHIQMLIDAPFKLANITVTPLIAWVRLILQPALMLWVWWHRKN
- a CDS encoding carbon-nitrogen hydrolase family protein, translating into MDLQSVEMRNLEVHDYQELKKSMKSAYMDMDEDYWDANSIKKLIKIFPEGQICVTVNDVVVGCALAIIVDYQKFGDNHTYKQITGDSTFKTHTDKGDVLYGIDVFIHPNYRGLRLARRLYDARKALCEKLNLKSIIAGGRIPNYQKFQNDLTPRQYIDKVKYKEIYDPTLSFQLANDFHVRKVLRNYLPEDSRSKGFATLIEWNNVYYEEISNAINQKTVVRIGLVQWQMRPYNNISELLKHAEYFVDAVSDYQADFILFPELFGTPLMADYNHMDSAKAMRELAKYTQPIIEEFSKLAVSYNVNIIAGSMPTIFEDSLYNVSYLFRRNGSMEEVYKIHPTPSEISSWGIRGGDEVRVFETDAGKIGILICYDVEFPELSRILASQDMQILFVPFLTDTQNGYNRVKFCSQARAVENECYVAIAGCVGNLPNVNNMGISYAQSAVFTPSDFGFPTNGIQSEATPNSEMIVIADVDLSLLDELHEYGSVQNLKDRRTDLYNITFNGKKV